The window TCCCATAATTTATATTTTTTTAATTAGTATATACACAAAAATATAATTTAAAAATGTAAAAAACACTACTTTTTATAGTTTTTTATTCCCAAAACATTGAATATTATGATGCATTTTTAGAATTTGCTTTAAAGAATATTCCAGATTTTTACCGATCCTTTATTTCATTAATGAGGTCTCTTTATTTTTGTTATTGACGTGGCATCATAATGAAAAATCTTTTGTAATTTGCTTAAAAGTTTAATTCAAATATGAAAATTTTTACCGCTGAACAGATCCGCAGCTGGGATCAGTTTACCATTTCCCAAGAGCCGGTTTCCTCCATTCAGCTGATGGAAAGAGCCTCAATGGCAGTGGCACACTGGATTTCGGAACACTGTAAAAATCACAAAAAGCTGGTTGTGTTTTGCGGAAACGGAAACAACGGAGGAGATGGCCTGGCAGTGGCAAGAATTCTTTATCTGAAAGGTTTTGATGTAGATGTATTTGTGAGAGATCCTAAAGGCAGCTTTTCAGAAGATGCCTCAGTCAATCTGAAAAGGCTTAGGGATATGTCAGGAATTTCAGTCAGGAAATTTGATCAGGGAGAACCTTATCATTTTGATGATAAAACCATCATTATTGATGCCCTTTTGGGAACAGGATTATCAAGGCCGCTGGAAGGGGAATACCAGATACTTATTGAGCAGTTGAATGCTAAAAAAAATATCAAAATAGCCATTGATGTCCCTTCCGGACTGTCTGCAGATAAAATCTTTGATTCTGATCCTGTGATTCTGAAAGCTGATTATACCCTGACTTTTCAATGTTGGAAAAGAGCATTCCTCCATCCCGAAACCGGAAAATATACCGGGAAAGTAGAAGTTCTGGATATAGGTTTAAATAAAGACTATTCAGAAAAAACAGAGACCGCATATTTTGCAGCAGATGATTCCGTCATTGAAGCTGTTTTTAAGCCAAGATCTGAATTTTCCCATAAAGGAAGCTATGGTAAAGCCGTCATTGCAGGAGGAAGCTATGGGAAAATAGGAGCTGCTGTACTGGCTACAAAATCTGTCTTGAAAACCGGGGCAGGTTTAACCTTTACCGTGGCACCGCAATGTGGATATGAAATACTGCAGACCTCATGCCCGGAAGCTATGTTTATAAAGGGAGGAGAGGAGTTTATCACCAATTTTGAGTTGGAAGAAGACTTTACCTGCGGCATAGGTCCCGGATTGGGAACTCATCCCGATACGGAAAAAAACTTTCTCAGTTTTCTTAAAAAATATACCCAACCACTGATTCTGGATGCTGATGCTTTGAACATCATTTCAAAAGATCCCCAATATCTGAGATTAATTCCCAAAAAATCCATAATCACACCCCATCCTAAAGAATTTGAAAGACTTTTCGGAAGTACAGCGAATTCTTTTAAAAGGCTTGAGCTGGCCAGAGAAAAAGCAAATGAACTGGCTATTTATATTATACTCAAGGATCATCATACCCAGGTTATTACCCCGCAGGGAAAAGTGTTTTATAATATAACAGGGAATTCAGGACTGGCAAAAGGCGGTAGCGGAGATATTCTTACCGGAATTCTCACCTCACTTCTGGCGCAGGGATATTCTCAGGAACACACCTGTATTTTGGGTGTATGGCTGCATGGAAGAGCTGCTGATATTGCTGTCGGAAAACATTCAAAAGAATCAATGCTTCCTATGGATGTTATTGATGAGTTCGGAACCGTTTTTGAAGAACTGAA of the Chryseobacterium aureum genome contains:
- a CDS encoding NAD(P)H-hydrate dehydratase codes for the protein MKIFTAEQIRSWDQFTISQEPVSSIQLMERASMAVAHWISEHCKNHKKLVVFCGNGNNGGDGLAVARILYLKGFDVDVFVRDPKGSFSEDASVNLKRLRDMSGISVRKFDQGEPYHFDDKTIIIDALLGTGLSRPLEGEYQILIEQLNAKKNIKIAIDVPSGLSADKIFDSDPVILKADYTLTFQCWKRAFLHPETGKYTGKVEVLDIGLNKDYSEKTETAYFAADDSVIEAVFKPRSEFSHKGSYGKAVIAGGSYGKIGAAVLATKSVLKTGAGLTFTVAPQCGYEILQTSCPEAMFIKGGEEFITNFELEEDFTCGIGPGLGTHPDTEKNFLSFLKKYTQPLILDADALNIISKDPQYLRLIPKKSIITPHPKEFERLFGSTANSFKRLELAREKANELAIYIILKDHHTQVITPQGKVFYNITGNSGLAKGGSGDILTGILTSLLAQGYSQEHTCILGVWLHGRAADIAVGKHSKESMLPMDVIDEFGTVFEELNRKTLRNL